The Bosea beijingensis genome contains the following window.
CAACGTCATGGTCCGCACCAAGGAGATGGGCATGACCATGATCGTGGTGACCCATGAGATGAAGTTCGCGCGCGATGTCGCCGACCGCGTCGTCTTCATGGACCATGGCGCGATCCTGGCCGAGGGCACGCCTCAGGAGATCCTGATCAATCCGCAGCATCAGCGCATCCGAGACTTCGTGATGCGCTCGCACGGCTGACGGCGCATGGACCAGATCGTCCGCTATTTCTTCGATTTCTCGCTGATGTCGGCCTATTGGCCGGATATCCTGCGCGGTTTCCTGATCACCGTTCAGATGTCGATCCTGACCATCCTGATCGGCATTCCGCTCGGCCTCGCGCTCGCGATCCTCAGGCTATACGGCATCCGGCCGCTGAACTGGCTGATCATCTTCTATATCGATTTCTTCCGCTCGATCCCGCAGCTCGTGCTGATCGTGCTGGCCTATTTCGCGCTGCCCTATTTCGGGCTGGTGCTGGAGCCCTTCACGGCGACCGTGTTCGCGCTGGCGATCGTGCTCTCGGCCTTCGCTGAGGAGATCTTCTGGGCCGGCATCAACGCTGTCCCGAAAGGCCAGTGGGAAGCAGGACGCTCGACCGGCATCTCCTTCACGAAGACGCTGGCCTACATCATCCTGCCGCAGGTCGTGCGCATCTCGATCCCGCCTCTGACCAACCGCGCCATCGGCATCAGCAAGGGCACGACGCTGGGCTCGGTCGTGGCGGTGCCGGAACTGCTCAACGTCACCTCCAGCATCCAGTCCAACGTCGCCAACCCGACCGCGCTGACCGTCGGCGCCTTGCTCTTCCTCGTGCTGTTCCTGCCCTTCGTGCGCTTCACGCGCTGGCTCGAACGCGCCTATGCGCATCCGAGGTCATGATGGACGATCTCGTCACGACCTTCTTCAATCTCGATGTCCTCAGGCAGGTCTGGCCGCTGTTGCTGCAGGGCTTCTGGATGACGCTGGCGCTGGCCGCCGTCGCCGTGCCGCTTTCGGTGCTCGCAGGCGTCGCCATTGCCATGGCACAGGACGTGCCGAACAAGCTGCTGCGCTTGCTGCTGATCGCCTATGTCGACGTGCTGCGGGCGATCCCGCCGCTGGTGCTGCTGATCTTCATCTTCTTCGGCCTGCCCTTCCTGGGCCTGAAGCTGAACGAGTTCACCGCCGCCGTGCTGGCGCTGACGCTAAACGGTTCCAGCTATTTCGCCGAGATCTTCCGCGCCGGCATCGAATCCGTGCCCAGGGGCCAGCGCGAGGCAGCCCGTTCGACCGGACTGAGCTGGTACCAGAGTATGGTCCATGTCGTCGTGCCGCAAGGCACGCGCAACGTGCTGCCGGACCTGATCAGCAACACGGTCGAGCTGGTGAAGCAGACCTCGATCGCCTCGGCCGTCGCCTTGCAGGAATTACTGCGTTCGGCACAGCTCGCGCAGGGCCTGCTCTACAACCCGACTCCGCTGATCGCGGCGGCGATCGTCTATTTCCTGATGTTCTGGCCCTTCGTGCGGCTGGTCTCGCGCCTGCAGAACCGCACGGCCATGTCCGCCGCATGAGGTTGGTCCCGCCCGTTGCGTCAGCTAGCGACGGGAAAAAGCCGCGTGATGCGGTTCGGGTTGGTCTCGGCCAGGAAGATGTCGCCGGCCGGGCCGAGCCACATGCCATGCGCCCCGTTGAGCACCGGCCTGCAGCGCCCGAGCAGGGCGCCATCCGCCGAAAGCAGACTCAGCGTCGGAATGGAATCGCAGACGAGAATGCGGTCCCCGGCATCCGCGACGACATCCTGCGGGCGCAGGAAGGCATCCCACACGGCCAGCAGTTCGCCCTCGGCCGTGAAGCTCTGGACACGGCTGTTCTCGCGGTCGGCGACGATCACGCGCCCGTCGCCGAGCACACAGATGCCGTGCGGCGTCAGGAAGGCGCCGGGCGCCGTGCCGACCGAGCCCCAGCTCGTGAGCAGGCTACCACTGGCGTCGAAGCGATGGATGCGGCCGTTGCCATAGCCGTCGGCGACATAGAACCCGCCGTCGGGCGCGAAGGCGATGTCGCTGGGATGGTTGAAGGGCTGACCCGGCTTGTGGCTCTCGCCGATCTGCTGTCGAGCGCGGCCCTCGTCATCGCAGAAGAAGATGCGATGTGCGTCGCGGTCGACGATGGCGAGGCCTCCATCGGGCGTCATCGCGATCTTGTGGGCATCCACGCAGAGCGCCTCGCCCCAGCTTCGGACGAAGCCGCCATCGCTCGTGAGCGTGACGACGCAAGGCCCGTCGGGGTCGACGGCGCTGTCGCGGCGCAGCAGGACATGCACCAGTCCGTCCGTGCCGACCGCGAGATCGGTGATCCGGCCGGGCGTCGCGGGCAGGGCGCCCCAGGGGCGTTCGATACCGTAGAGCCTGTCGCCGAGCGCGACGCACAGTGCCGTTTTCATCCAGACCTCGTTGCTGTTGCGCGGGCTGCTTGCTGCCGTTTCACGGCCCCGGCCGCATGGAGAGAAAGACCATGAGCGAATTCGATCTCGTCATCCGCGGCGGCACGGCCGTCACCGCCAGCGACATCGGGTCTTTCGATATCGGCGTAACGGGCGGCGCCATCACGGCGATCGGCGCGGGATTGCCGCGCGGCAAGGAGGAAGTCGACGCGCAGGGGCTGCTCGTCCTGCCGGGCGGCGTCGATACCCACGTCCATCTCGACCAGCCCTTTTCCTCGGGCGCCGACATCGCGGATGGCTTCGATAGCGGCACGGCCTCTGCGGCCGCCGGCGGCACGACCACCGTTGTCTGCCATGCCCCGCAGATCCGGGGCGGCTCGCTCGCTGGGGCGGTTGCCGCTTATGCCGAGAAGGCGAAGCAGGCGCGGATCGACCATGCCTTCCATCTGCTGGTCAACGACCCCACCCCGGAGGTGCTGGAGAAAGAATTGCCGGCGCTGGTTGAGGCCGGGCATCGCTCGGTCAAGATCTTCATGACCTATGACAGCAACCGGCTGGGCGACGCGCAGATCTTGCAGACGCTCGCGGCGGCGCGGCGGGCCGGTGCGCTGGTCTGCGTTCATGCCGAGCATCACGAATTGATCACCTGGCTGACGCAGGCGCTGCTGGCGGCCGGGCAGACGGCGCCGCGCCATCTCGCCTGGGCCAAGCCCATGGTGGTCGAGCGCGAGGCGACCCATCGCATCCTCGCATTGGCCGAAGCGCTGGATACGCCGATCCAGGTCTTCCATGTCTCCGGCCGGCAATCCGGCGAGGAGGTCGAGCGGGCGCAGAAGCGCGGACAGAAGGCCTGGGCCGAGACCTGTACGCAATATCTCGTGCTCGACGAGGCCGATATGGATCGGCCGGGCTTCGAGGGCGCGAAATTCATGATCTCGCCGGCGTTGCGCTCGGCCGCCGATCGCGAGGCACTCTGGCAGTTCCTGCGCGACGGCGTCATCGATATCGTCTCGTCCGATCATTCGCCGCTGCGCTATGACGATCCGCGCGGCAAGAAGCAGCACGGCGAGAACGCGCCCTTCAATAAAATTCCGAACGGCGTGCCCGGCCTCGCAGCCCGATTGCCCATCCTCTATTCGGAAGGCGTCGCCAAGGGGCGCATCGACTTGCGCTGCTTCGTCGATCTCGTAGCCACCAACCCGGCCCGCCGCTTTGGCCTCGCGCCGCGCAAGGGCGCTCTGGCGGTGGGTGCCGACGCCGATGTCGTGCTGTTCGATCCGAACCGGCGCGTCATTCTCACCAACGCCATGCAGCATCACGGCAGCGATTACACGCCCTACGAGGGCATGGAATTGCGGGGCTATCCCGTGGCGACGTATCAGCGCGGCCGCCTTGTCTTCGATGGCGAGCGCGTGCTGGCGCAGCCGGGGCAGGGGCGACTGCTGGCGCGCGGTCCCTATACCGAAATCAGGCCGACGGGCCGTTTCCCGACGCCGTTCGACCCGTTCGCATAAGGCCGGCAAGGAGGGCGCTCAGGCGCCCTCCGGCTTTCCGAGCGGGGCGCCGACCCCGGTCCGCTCGGTGAGCAGGCCGTAATGCTCGACGCGGCGGTGGCGGGCGAAATCGAAGATCGTCGCCTTGCCGAAGCGGGTCTCGTCGAGATCGCAAGGGTGGACGAGCACGCCGTCCTCCTCATGGTCGAGCTCGCCGACGATCTTGCCGTCCGGTGCCGCGATCAGGGTTCCCCCGAAGAGCGGGTGCCCATCCTCGTTGCCGGCCTTGGCGACGGCCACGACCCAGGTCGAGTTCTGGTAGGCGCCGGCCTGCACCGAGAGCCGGTGGTGGAACAACCGGTCGGCCGTCGTCTCGTTGGGTGATTGCCCGTTGGCGGATGGCGTATTGTAGCCGAGCACGACCATCTCGACGCCCTGCAGGCCCATGACGCGATAGGTCTCGGGCCAGCGCCGGTCGTTGCAGATCGCCATGCCGACAAGTCCGCCCTCGAATTCCCAGACCGGGAAGCCGAGATTGCCGGGCTCGAAATAACGCTTCTCGAGATGCTGGTGCGCTCGTTCCGGGTCGATCTCGACATGGCCCGGCAGATGGACCTTGCGGTATTTGGCGGCGATCCGGCCACTGCGGTCGACCAGGATAGCGCTGTTGAAATGCCGGCCCTCGGGCGTGAGCTCGGCGTAGCCGAAATTCATGGCGAGGCCGAGTTCGCGGGCCCGATCGAACAGCGCCTGCGTATCCGGGCCGGGCATGCTGCGCTCGAACCAGTGATCCGCCTCGGCACGATCCTCATGGTACCAGCGCGGGAAGAAGGTGGTGAGCGCGAGCTCGGGAAACACCACGAATGTCGCGCCCTGCGCCTTCGCCTTCTCCAGCAGCGCGATCATCCGGTCGACGACCTGCTTGCGGCTGTCGGCTCGCTGGATCGGACCCAACTGAGCGGCGGCGACGGTGATGACGCGGGACATCGGCAGTTTCCTGGTATGGCCTGTGACCGGGTTCATTTGATGGAGCGGCCGTGGGTCCTGCTCCCTCGACAAGCTCTAGAGGCCCTGGCTCCATTGTTCTCATGCTTTATTCGGGATCAGGCATAACCTGATGTTATCCGGTTTCCGCTCATTTTGGCGTCAGGCTTGTGGGCGCCGCCGCAAGTACCAAAGCGCGAAGGCGCCGGAGACCGCGAGCTGGCCGGCGACGAGCAGGAAGGGCCAGTCGAAGCTGCCGGTCCGGTTCGCGATCACGGCAAAGGCCAGCGGCCCGCAGATCGAGCCGACGAAGCCGAACAGGCTCGCGCCAGAGGTCACGTCGCCGATCAGGGCGGGCGGCGAGACCCGCGCAAGCTCCGCCATATGGACGCCGTTCCAGCCCATCGAGGTCGCCCCGACCAGCGCCATGCAGAGATATATCAGCGAGGGATTCGCGCTGCCCAAGCCGATCAGCAGGGCGATGGCCGAGCCCGCGGCGAGCGCCAGCAGGCAGAGCAGGTGCAGGCCATTGCCCATCCTGTCCGCCAGCCAGCCGAAGAAGATGCGCGCGACGGTGCTGGCGACGAGCAGGGTCGCGACGAGATGCCCGGCCTGGGCCAGCGTCTTGCCATGCTGGGTGACCATATAGGTGGCGGTGAAGGCGGTGATGCAGGCCTGCGTGATCGAGAAGGAGACGCCGAGCGCCGCCAGCATCGGCAGCGAGCCATGCGAGCTCAGGACCCGCGCCGAGCGCGACAGCGAGGAGGGCGACAGGAACATCCGCGCCCAGGCCCGGTTCTGGGTGCCCTTTTCCGCGTCGAGACTCCTGCGGAACGGCTGCACCACGAGCGCGCTGATCAGGACGACCGCGACCACGGCCCAGATCGCGCCGACGAGGCCGAACCCCGACACCATCGGCGCGATGGCGAAGCCCGCAATGGCGCCGCCGAGCGGAACGCCGGCCTGCTTGATCGAGAAGACCAGCGTCCGGTGGCCGGCCGGCGCCGTGCGCATCAGGATCTGGCTGCCGGCCGGGGTATTGGGGGCAAGGCCGAGGCCGACCAGAAGGGCGCCGGCAAGACCAATCACCGCGAAGGGCAGCGACAGGAGCAGAAGCCCGGCTGCGACGAAAGCCAGCCCGATCTGCAGCGCCCGGACCGGTCCGTGGTGGTCGAGCATCGGGTTGCCGCAAGCGAGGAACCAGCAGATGCCGACCGAGACCACGGCGGAGACATAGCCGATGCTTTCAGGCGCGAGGCCCCAGCGCAGGGTCAGCAGCGGGCCGAGAAGTGGAATGGCGGCCCCGGCGAAGGAGCTCATGACCTGGACGAGCAGAGTGGCGCTGAGCGCGCTTCCCCACAAAGGCAGCTTCAAGGCGGTTCCCCCGATCCCGTCGCTGCACGCCTGCATCCCGCTTCTTTGAGTCGAGAGGGTGAGGCGGCAGTGTCGGAAACGTTCTTCCGGCAAGGGCCGCGGGCGGTCGAGATGGATTGGTGGGCTGGCGGGGCTGCGTCAGGAGCATATGGGCGGTCGCGGGCGCCCTCAGCCGGCCGGGGCATGGAGCGACATCTCGAGGGACCGCTTCAGGCGTTTCCGTCAGCTCCGGGCATAGACATCCTCGAGCCGAATGATGTCGTCCTCTCCGGTATAGCTCCCGACCTGAACTTCGATGAGTTCGAGGTCGATCTTGCCGGGATTGGCGAGCCGGTGGGTGCAGCCGATCGGAAGATAGATCGACTCGTTCTCGTGGACATGGCTCACTTGCCCGTCGAGCGTCACCTCGGCAGTTCCACGCACGACGATCCAGTGTTCGGAGCGGTGGAAATGCTTCTGCAGGCTCAGCTTGCCATCGGGTTTGACGTTGATGCGCTTGACCTGGAAGCGGGCCCCGAGATCGATTCTCTGATACCACCCCCACGGCCTGTACATCCGAAGATGCTCTGTCGCCTCCGGAACGTTCTGCTTCTTGAGCGACTCGACGAGGGTCTTGACCCTGCCGGCTTCGGATTTCGGTGCGATCAGCACGGCATCGCGCGTGGCGATCGCGACGATATCCTTCACGCCGATGGCGGTGAGCAGCATGTCGTCGCTGCGCAGGAGCGAATTCGTTGTGTCGATGGCGACGACACGCCCTTGCAGCACGTTCTCCGCCTCGTCCTTGACCGCCACGGCATGGATCGAATCCCAGGAGCCGATATCCGACCAGTCGAAGCTCGCGGCAAGGACGCCGGCCTTGTCGGTCTTCTCCATGACCGCATAATCGATCGAGGTTTTCGGAATCCGGCCGAAAGCGTCCGGGTCGAGGCGAACGAAATCCAGGTCGGTTTTGGCGGCCTCGATGGCCGCGCCGGCGCCGGCCAGGATTTCAGGCGCGAAGCGCTCCAGTTCGCCGAGCATGGTGGCGACCGAAAAGACGAAGTTGCCGCTGTTCCACAGGAAGCCCCGATCGAGATAGCCCTGCGCGGTCGCCTCGTCGGGCTTCTCGACGAACCGCTCGAGGCGGGAGGCCTTGGGGGCGCCGAGCGAGGCGCCGGCCTCGATATAGCCGTAAGCCGAAGATGGCGCCGTTGGCGTGATACCCAGCGTCATGATGAGGCCGGTTGCGGCAATCGCCCCGGCGGCTGCGCAATCGGTTCGGAAGTTCGCGATATCCATGATGACGTGGTCGGCGGCGAGTGCGACCGCCACGGCAGCAGGATCCTGTGCCTGTGCGAGCAACGCGCCAATCGCGACAGCCGCTGCCGAATCCCGCCTTTCCGGCTCGATCACGATATCGCCCGCGATGCCGAGAGCTTGCATCTGTTCCGCTGCGACAAAGCGGAACGCGTTATTCGTCACGACGATCGGACGCCCGAACGGCGCTCCCGCCACCCGCAGCAAAGTCGCCTGAAAGGTCGACAGGCCGTCATCCAGCAGCCGGATGAACTGTTTGGGCATGGAGTCCCGCGAGACCGGCCAAAGCCGCGTCCCCGCTCCACCGGCCATGATGAGGGGCGTGATCGTCGAGGTCGTCATATGGGCTTCAGCTCGGCTGGGAGTGAAACGGGCGGTGAAAACGACGCTGGGAATGGCGTGTCATCGGTGTCGCTTCACTGCCTGGGCACGTCAATGTCGAGGGCATGATGTGACACGAGGCCCTTTAAAAAACCTTCATCCGATCTTCTGCG
Protein-coding sequences here:
- a CDS encoding amino acid ABC transporter permease yields the protein MMDDLVTTFFNLDVLRQVWPLLLQGFWMTLALAAVAVPLSVLAGVAIAMAQDVPNKLLRLLLIAYVDVLRAIPPLVLLIFIFFGLPFLGLKLNEFTAAVLALTLNGSSYFAEIFRAGIESVPRGQREAARSTGLSWYQSMVHVVVPQGTRNVLPDLISNTVELVKQTSIASAVALQELLRSAQLAQGLLYNPTPLIAAAIVYFLMFWPFVRLVSRLQNRTAMSAA
- a CDS encoding MFS transporter; its protein translation is MKLPLWGSALSATLLVQVMSSFAGAAIPLLGPLLTLRWGLAPESIGYVSAVVSVGICWFLACGNPMLDHHGPVRALQIGLAFVAAGLLLLSLPFAVIGLAGALLVGLGLAPNTPAGSQILMRTAPAGHRTLVFSIKQAGVPLGGAIAGFAIAPMVSGFGLVGAIWAVVAVVLISALVVQPFRRSLDAEKGTQNRAWARMFLSPSSLSRSARVLSSHGSLPMLAALGVSFSITQACITAFTATYMVTQHGKTLAQAGHLVATLLVASTVARIFFGWLADRMGNGLHLLCLLALAAGSAIALLIGLGSANPSLIYLCMALVGATSMGWNGVHMAELARVSPPALIGDVTSGASLFGFVGSICGPLAFAVIANRTGSFDWPFLLVAGQLAVSGAFALWYLRRRPQA
- the hydA gene encoding dihydropyrimidinase, which produces MSEFDLVIRGGTAVTASDIGSFDIGVTGGAITAIGAGLPRGKEEVDAQGLLVLPGGVDTHVHLDQPFSSGADIADGFDSGTASAAAGGTTTVVCHAPQIRGGSLAGAVAAYAEKAKQARIDHAFHLLVNDPTPEVLEKELPALVEAGHRSVKIFMTYDSNRLGDAQILQTLAAARRAGALVCVHAEHHELITWLTQALLAAGQTAPRHLAWAKPMVVEREATHRILALAEALDTPIQVFHVSGRQSGEEVERAQKRGQKAWAETCTQYLVLDEADMDRPGFEGAKFMISPALRSAADREALWQFLRDGVIDIVSSDHSPLRYDDPRGKKQHGENAPFNKIPNGVPGLAARLPILYSEGVAKGRIDLRCFVDLVATNPARRFGLAPRKGALAVGADADVVLFDPNRRVILTNAMQHHGSDYTPYEGMELRGYPVATYQRGRLVFDGERVLAQPGQGRLLARGPYTEIRPTGRFPTPFDPFA
- a CDS encoding amino acid ABC transporter permease encodes the protein MDQIVRYFFDFSLMSAYWPDILRGFLITVQMSILTILIGIPLGLALAILRLYGIRPLNWLIIFYIDFFRSIPQLVLIVLAYFALPYFGLVLEPFTATVFALAIVLSAFAEEIFWAGINAVPKGQWEAGRSTGISFTKTLAYIILPQVVRISIPPLTNRAIGISKGTTLGSVVAVPELLNVTSSIQSNVANPTALTVGALLFLVLFLPFVRFTRWLERAYAHPRS
- a CDS encoding mannose-1-phosphate guanylyltransferase/mannose-6-phosphate isomerase yields the protein MTTSTITPLIMAGGAGTRLWPVSRDSMPKQFIRLLDDGLSTFQATLLRVAGAPFGRPIVVTNNAFRFVAAEQMQALGIAGDIVIEPERRDSAAAVAIGALLAQAQDPAAVAVALAADHVIMDIANFRTDCAAAGAIAATGLIMTLGITPTAPSSAYGYIEAGASLGAPKASRLERFVEKPDEATAQGYLDRGFLWNSGNFVFSVATMLGELERFAPEILAGAGAAIEAAKTDLDFVRLDPDAFGRIPKTSIDYAVMEKTDKAGVLAASFDWSDIGSWDSIHAVAVKDEAENVLQGRVVAIDTTNSLLRSDDMLLTAIGVKDIVAIATRDAVLIAPKSEAGRVKTLVESLKKQNVPEATEHLRMYRPWGWYQRIDLGARFQVKRINVKPDGKLSLQKHFHRSEHWIVVRGTAEVTLDGQVSHVHENESIYLPIGCTHRLANPGKIDLELIEVQVGSYTGEDDIIRLEDVYARS
- a CDS encoding N-carbamoyl-D-amino-acid hydrolase — encoded protein: MSRVITVAAAQLGPIQRADSRKQVVDRMIALLEKAKAQGATFVVFPELALTTFFPRWYHEDRAEADHWFERSMPGPDTQALFDRARELGLAMNFGYAELTPEGRHFNSAILVDRSGRIAAKYRKVHLPGHVEIDPERAHQHLEKRYFEPGNLGFPVWEFEGGLVGMAICNDRRWPETYRVMGLQGVEMVVLGYNTPSANGQSPNETTADRLFHHRLSVQAGAYQNSTWVVAVAKAGNEDGHPLFGGTLIAAPDGKIVGELDHEEDGVLVHPCDLDETRFGKATIFDFARHRRVEHYGLLTERTGVGAPLGKPEGA